The Podarcis muralis chromosome 14, rPodMur119.hap1.1, whole genome shotgun sequence nucleotide sequence ACAGCAACTCTACATTCCTTTCTGACAAAGCACAGGGCTCTACGGTTTGCAGCTGGGGTGCACTGTAAGCACATTTTgacatttaaaaaatccaaagatATGCGGTGGTACTTTCTCACTTTTCTTCTGCTttgactatacatttaaagtcctttgattgtttgttttccaGTTTGCAGAAACACCAAGCAACCAAAGTTCTTCACAAGAATGGTCTCTCATAATATGACCTGGATGAAGTACCCAAGCCAGAGCCGAGATTCATTCACAAGTTTTGAAGACATCATATTCTCACAACATGTAATATCAAGATTTATGCACTGCTATATTACGCTCTTTGTACCAACTGGTCTACTAGGTGGGATTGTTATTTTAGGCATCCTCATCAAGAACCATATGCAGCGCACCAATGAGAAATTAGATATAATGCTTTTTGCTCACACCATCAGCAACATGTTAATGATTCTTTTATCGCTCACCATCATCACAAGGCCTGCCTACCTCAAAGTATCCTATTTTGAGTGTGGAACGCTGTCGTTTTTTTTCAATTTGAATTACTTCAGCTCTCAGTACCTTCTTGTCCTCATGGTGCTTAGCTTTTTTCTTTATAGGCACCCACCCCAAAATGCTTTAATTAGTAAGGCACATCAAAACCCTATGGTATCTGTTGCATTTGCACTGATATGTGCCTTTTGTGCTACACTAATAGTGGTGGCACTGCTGGGCATGGAGAATTACCATGAAGAAACAGACTGCCAATTAGATCCTTTATTTGCATGGCCTGAATACGAGATTATTAAATTTACCTTTGGCTTCTGCATTCCATCTTTGGCCAAGCTTCTCTGCTTTGTTCTAATGTTTGTTAAAAAAGTTCAGCCAGAAACCCATCCCTCAAGATACAATATTCACCCTTATTTGACTGTTTTGGTTATTACAATAACAATGTTTGTGTGTCGTCTATTTTACAACAGTATGATTCTCTCTAGGACCAGCCTGAAGATACAGAGGATAATAGGGACACCCCAAAATGAGCTGACAATGAATATTGCAGAGATCCTGCTGTTCAGCGAAAGCTGTGTTAGTTTAGTTATCATTCTTTGCCTTCATAAACCATGCAGAATCGGCTTATTGAATGTTATAACTAATCTCACAAAAGTTTGCAGAAGGAGACATGCTAGTAACAGTCCTCTTGAAATACCAGAGACTCGTGCTGAAGTCTCATCTGGGCCCTCTGAAAATGGATCACACTGACCTTTGCCTTCCAAAATATTAGCATTGAAGAAAAAAGCTACAAATCTGCCAACATACAGAACCTGAAGGAATAAAAGATTTGCAAGCTTATTTATTCTTACAACCTGAGGAACAAATATTCTCCAGCTGGGGCTGAAAGCTACAATCATAGTTACTTAATGTTCCTCCTGTGCGGCTATTGCACGTCGTTGTTGTGTGCTGATGTATGGACAG carries:
- the LOC114584942 gene encoding uncharacterized protein LOC114584942; the encoded protein is MVSHNMTWMKYPSQSRDSFTSFEDIIFSQHVISRFMHCYITLFVPTGLLGGIVILGILIKNHMQRTNEKLDIMLFAHTISNMLMILLSLTIITRPAYLKVSYFECGTLSFFFNLNYFSSQYLLVLMVLSFFLYRHPPQNALISKAHQNPMVSVAFALICAFCATLIVVALLGMENYHEETDCQLDPLFAWPEYEIIKFTFGFCIPSLAKLLCFVLMFVKKVQPETHPSRYNIHPYLTVLVITITMFVCRLFYNSMILSRTSLKIQRIIGTPQNELTMNIAEILLFSESCVSLVIILCLHKPCRIGLLNVITNLTKVCRRRHASNSPLEIPETRAEVSSGPSENGSH